The following are encoded in a window of Candidatus Woesearchaeota archaeon genomic DNA:
- a CDS encoding cob(I)yrinic acid a,c-diamide adenosyltransferase: MPTNRLGLVQVYTGNGKGKTSIALGIALRAIGQNLKVYIVQFLKGGAYTGEFIAATNFLPQLKIKQFGKHCVKEKKQLKLEGANGFPHLNYIREDVDCGECRECFLDDDEQKMLAIEAFEHAKGVVNSGDYDLVVLDEINNCMDKGLVNADAVLELIKNKPSNVELVLTGRNAPKEVIDAADLVTVMNEMKHPMQGGVVGRRGVEY, encoded by the coding sequence ATGCCAACAAACAGGCTTGGACTGGTCCAGGTTTATACAGGAAACGGGAAAGGAAAAACAAGCATTGCATTAGGCATTGCATTAAGGGCCATTGGCCAGAACTTGAAAGTTTATATTGTGCAGTTCCTTAAAGGCGGGGCGTATACAGGCGAGTTCATTGCAGCCACTAATTTTCTGCCGCAGCTCAAAATAAAGCAGTTTGGGAAGCACTGCGTGAAGGAGAAGAAGCAGCTGAAGCTTGAAGGAGCAAATGGATTTCCGCATCTGAATTATATACGTGAAGATGTTGATTGCGGGGAGTGCAGAGAATGCTTTCTTGATGATGATGAGCAGAAGATGCTCGCTATTGAGGCATTTGAGCATGCAAAAGGAGTTGTCAATTCTGGCGACTATGATCTTGTTGTTCTCGACGAGATAAACAACTGCATGGACAAGGGGCTGGTTAATGCTGATGCTGTTCTTGAGCTGATAAAAAACAAGCCGTCTAATGTCGAGCTTGTCCTGACAGGAAGGAATGCGCCGAAAGAAGTAATTGACGCTGCTGATCTTGTTACTGTGATGAATGAAATGAAGCATCCGATGCAGGGCGGAGTTGTTGGAAGAAGGGGAGTGGAATATTAA